Within the Stenotrophomonas sp. 610A2 genome, the region GAGGTAGTCGTTGGCCTCGAACAAGGTGACCTCGTGCTCGCCATCCAGCCACCAGGCGCTGGCCAGCCCGGCGATTCCCGAACCGATGATCGCGATACGCATGTCAGTTCCTCGCCTTGGCCAGCACCCAGGCCGGGATCGGCTTGAGTTCCTTGACCAAACCCAGCATCGCCATCACCCGCAGGCCATACCAGGTCAGGTCGATCTCCCACCAGCGGAACCCCTGCCGCACGGTGCCGGGGAAGAAGTGGTGGTTGTTGTGCCAGCCTTCTCCAAAAGTGATCAGCGCCAACCAGAAGTTGTTACGGCTGTCATCGCGGGTGTCGAATCGGCGGCGACCGAAGCGGTGCGCCAATGAATTGATGGTGACGGTAGCGTGGAACAGCACCACGGTGGAGACGAAGAATCCCCATACCAGCAGTTGCATGCCGGAGGTCTGCAGGCCCGGTGCCCCGCGCTCGAGCACGGCACCCAATGCATACAGTGCTGCGGCCAATAGCAGTGGCACGACGGTGTCGAAGCGGTCCAGCCAGCGCAGCTCCGGAAAGCGCGCAAGGTCGGGGATGCGCTGCATGTCGGTGGCGAAGGCGCCACGGGTCAGGAACCAGCCCATATG harbors:
- a CDS encoding acyl-CoA desaturase, whose protein sequence is MSSAAPLPRRSQSLLRTVRRWFDTASADDDAGNGQHGERIDWMRALPFALLHVGCLGVIWVGVSWTAVAVALALYAIRMFAITGFYHRYFSHRTFQASRPVQFVFAVIGAASVQRGPLWWAAHHRHHHRHADQPLDPHSPQTGGFWRSHMGWFLTRGAFATDMQRIPDLARFPELRWLDRFDTVVPLLLAAALYALGAVLERGAPGLQTSGMQLLVWGFFVSTVVLFHATVTINSLAHRFGRRRFDTRDDSRNNFWLALITFGEGWHNNHHFFPGTVRQGFRWWEIDLTWYGLRVMAMLGLVKELKPIPAWVLAKARN